Proteins encoded in a region of the Eulemur rufifrons isolate Redbay chromosome 15, OSU_ERuf_1, whole genome shotgun sequence genome:
- the SRF gene encoding serum response factor isoform X1: MLPSQAGAAAALGRGSALGGSLNRTPTGRPGGGGGTRGTNGGRVPGNGAGLGPGRLEREAAAAAATTPAPTTGALYSGSEGDSESGEEEELGAERRGLKRSLSEMELGVVVGGPEASAAATGGYGPVSGAVSGAKPGKKTRGRVKIKMEFIDNKLRRYTTFSKRKTGIMKKAYELSTLTGTQVLLLVASETGHVYTFATRKLQPMITSETGKALIQTCLNSPDSPPRSDPTTDQRMSATGFEETDLTYQVSESDSSGETKDTLKPAFTVTNLPGTTSTIQTAPSTSTTMQVSSGPSFPITNYLAPVSASVSPSAVSSANGTVLKSTGSGPVSSGGLMQLPTSFTLMPGGAVAQQVPVQAIQVHQAPQQASPSRDSSTDLTQTSSSGTVTLPATIMTSSVPTTVGGHMMYPSPHAVMYAPTSGLADGSLTVLNAFSQAPSTMQVSHSQVQEQGGVPQVFLTAPSGTVQIPVSAVQLHQMAVIGQQAGSSSNLTELQVVNLDAAHSTKSE; the protein is encoded by the exons ATGTTACCGAGCCAAGCTGGGGCCGCGGCGGCCCTGGGCCGGGGCTCGGCCTTGGGGGGCAGCCTGAACCGGACCCCGACGGGGCGgccaggcggcggcggcgggactCGCGGGACTAACGGGGGCCGGGTCCCGGGGAACGGCGCGGGACTCGGGCCGGGCCGCCTCGAGCGGGAGGCTGCGGCAGCGGCAGCAACCACCCCAGCGCCCACCACGGGGGCCCTCTACAGCGGCAGCGAGGGCGACTCGGAGTCGggcgaggaggaggagctgggcgcGGAGCGGCGCGGCCTGAAGCGGAGCCTGAGCGAGATGGAGCTCGGCGTGGTGGTCGGTGGGCCCGAGGCGTCGGCGGCCGCCACCGGGGGCTACGGGCCGGTGAGCGGGGCAGTGAGCGGGGCCAAGCCGGGTAAGAAGACCCGGGGCCGCGTGAAGATCAAGATGGAGTTCATCGACAACAAGCTGCGGCGTTACACGACCTTCAGCAAGAGGAAGACGGGCATCATGAAGAAG gcttATGAGCTGTCCACGCTGACAGGGACACAGGTGCTGTTGCTGGTGGCCAGTGAAACAGGCCATGTGTATACCTTTGCCACCCGCAAACTGCAGCCCATGATCACCAGTGAGACCGGCAAGGCACTGATTCAGACCTGCCTCAACTCGCCAGACTCTCCACCCCGCTCAGACCCCACCACAGACCAGAGAATGAGTGCCACTGGCTTTGAAGAGACAGATCTCACCTACCAGGTGTCGGAGTCTGACAGCAGTGGGGAGACCAAG GACACACTGAAGCCGGCGTTCACAGTCACCAACCTGCCGGGTACCACCTCCACCATCCAAACAGCACCCAGCACCTCTACCACCATGCAAGTCAGCAGCGGCCCCTCTTTCCCCATCACCAACTACCTGGCACCAGTGTCTGCTAGTGTCAGCCCCAGCGCTGTCAGCAGTGCCAACGGGACTGTGCTGAAGAGTACAGGCAGTGGCCCTGTCTCCTCTGGGGGCCTTATGCAGCTGCCTACCAGCTTCACCCTCATGCCCG GTGGGGCAGTGGCCCAGCAGGTCCCAGTGCAGGCCATTCAGGTGCACCAGGCCCCACAGCAAGCGTCTCCTTCTCGTGACAGCAGCACAGACCTCACGCAGACCTCCTCCAGCGGGACAG TGACGCTGCCCGCCACCATCATGACATCATCCGTGCCCACGACTGTGGGCGGCCACATGATGTACCCTAGCCCTCATGCGGTGATGTATGCCCCCACCTCAGGCCTGGCTGATGGCAGCCTCACCGTGCTGAATGCCTTCTCCCAGGCGCCATCCACCATGCAGGTGTCCCACAGCCAGGTCCAAGAACAAG GTGGCGTCCCCCAGGTGTTCCTGACAGCGCCATCTGGGACAGTGCAGATCCCTGTTTCTGCAGTTCAGCTTCACCAG ATGGCTGTGATAGGGCAGCAGGCCGGGAGCAGCAGCAACCTCACTGAGCTACAGGTGGTCAACCTGGATGCCGCCCACAGCACCAAGAGTGAATGA
- the SRF gene encoding serum response factor isoform X2: protein MITSETGKALIQTCLNSPDSPPRSDPTTDQRMSATGFEETDLTYQVSESDSSGETKDTLKPAFTVTNLPGTTSTIQTAPSTSTTMQVSSGPSFPITNYLAPVSASVSPSAVSSANGTVLKSTGSGPVSSGGLMQLPTSFTLMPGGAVAQQVPVQAIQVHQAPQQASPSRDSSTDLTQTSSSGTVTLPATIMTSSVPTTVGGHMMYPSPHAVMYAPTSGLADGSLTVLNAFSQAPSTMQVSHSQVQEQGGVPQVFLTAPSGTVQIPVSAVQLHQMAVIGQQAGSSSNLTELQVVNLDAAHSTKSE, encoded by the exons ATGATCACCAGTGAGACCGGCAAGGCACTGATTCAGACCTGCCTCAACTCGCCAGACTCTCCACCCCGCTCAGACCCCACCACAGACCAGAGAATGAGTGCCACTGGCTTTGAAGAGACAGATCTCACCTACCAGGTGTCGGAGTCTGACAGCAGTGGGGAGACCAAG GACACACTGAAGCCGGCGTTCACAGTCACCAACCTGCCGGGTACCACCTCCACCATCCAAACAGCACCCAGCACCTCTACCACCATGCAAGTCAGCAGCGGCCCCTCTTTCCCCATCACCAACTACCTGGCACCAGTGTCTGCTAGTGTCAGCCCCAGCGCTGTCAGCAGTGCCAACGGGACTGTGCTGAAGAGTACAGGCAGTGGCCCTGTCTCCTCTGGGGGCCTTATGCAGCTGCCTACCAGCTTCACCCTCATGCCCG GTGGGGCAGTGGCCCAGCAGGTCCCAGTGCAGGCCATTCAGGTGCACCAGGCCCCACAGCAAGCGTCTCCTTCTCGTGACAGCAGCACAGACCTCACGCAGACCTCCTCCAGCGGGACAG TGACGCTGCCCGCCACCATCATGACATCATCCGTGCCCACGACTGTGGGCGGCCACATGATGTACCCTAGCCCTCATGCGGTGATGTATGCCCCCACCTCAGGCCTGGCTGATGGCAGCCTCACCGTGCTGAATGCCTTCTCCCAGGCGCCATCCACCATGCAGGTGTCCCACAGCCAGGTCCAAGAACAAG GTGGCGTCCCCCAGGTGTTCCTGACAGCGCCATCTGGGACAGTGCAGATCCCTGTTTCTGCAGTTCAGCTTCACCAG ATGGCTGTGATAGGGCAGCAGGCCGGGAGCAGCAGCAACCTCACTGAGCTACAGGTGGTCAACCTGGATGCCGCCCACAGCACCAAGAGTGAATGA